In a single window of the Podospora pseudocomata strain CBS 415.72m chromosome 2 map unlocalized CBS415.72m_2, whole genome shotgun sequence genome:
- the GST2 gene encoding Glutathione S-transferase 2 (COG:O; EggNog:ENOG503NZ93) gives MTDPSPSMQRISQLASHLTKTHPKTFLRNFTSKMASNNSNIHLYTVGTPNGIKVSILLEELGLPYKVTPISFSKNEQKEPWFLEINPNGRIPALTDTLPDGTPINLFESGSIMQYLVDRYDTEHKVSYPRGSKEGYEVNNWLHWQMGGLGPMQGQANHFFRYAPEKIQYGIDRYQNETRRLYSVMERQLEKGDYLVGDRATIADFACWGWVAAHHWAGVSLDEFPKLEAWLHRLLERPGVEKGRHVPSPHTAFDMKNKSEEELEKEAEKSKAWVQAGMKADAKK, from the exons ATGACTgacccctccccatcaatgCAGCGCATTTCCCAGCTCGCCTCCCACTTGACCAAGACTCATCCCAAAACTTTCTTACGGAACTTTACATCCAAGATGGCGTcgaacaacagcaacatccacCTTTACACTGTTGGTACACCCAACGGAATCAAGGTGTCCATCCTTCTCGAAGAACTTGGGTTGCCTTACAAGGTGACGCCCATTTCTTTTAGTAAGAATGAGCAAAAG GAGCCTTGGTTCTTGGAAATCAACCCCAATGGGCGGATTCCTGCCCTGACGGACACCCTCCCGGATGGCACGCCGATTAACCTTTTTGAGAGCGGGAGTATCATGCAGTATTTGGTGGATAGGTATGATACCGAGCACAAGGTTTCGTACCCGAGGGGGAGTAAGGAGGGTTATGAGGTGAATAACTGGCTGCATTGGCAGATGGGGGGGCTGG GGCCTATGCAAGGTCAGGCAAACCACTTCTTCCGGTATGCCCCCGAGAAGATCCAGTACGGGATTGATCGGTATCAGAATGAGACGAGACGGTTGTATTCGGTGATGGAGAGGCAGCTTGAGAAGGGGGATTATTTGGTGGGGGATCGGGCTACGATTGCGGATTTTgcttgttgggggtgggtggctgCTCATCACTGGGCTGGGGTGAGTCTGGATGAGTTTCCCAAGCTGGAGGCGTGGCTGCATAGGTTGTTGGAGAGGCCcggggtggagaaggggaggcaTGTGCCGAGTCCGCATACGGCTTTTGATATGAAGAATaagagtgaggaggagctggagaaggaggcggagaagagcaAGGCTTGGGTGCAGGCGGGGATGAAGGCTGATGCTAAGAAgtga